A stretch of Desulfobacterales bacterium DNA encodes these proteins:
- the trxA gene encoding thioredoxin, with amino-acid sequence MGQINPYIIRCSHCGTRNRIAAENLKRVATCGQCGTILRTDYLLIDQPVIVTDSEFESLVLRSPLPALLDCWAPWCGACRTLSPVIDELSQQLKGRVRVCKLNVDQHAMTASLFKIKSIPTLLIFDNGQLKDTIVGGVPKQQILQKLTPYF; translated from the coding sequence ATGGGGCAGATAAATCCTTATATCATCCGGTGCAGTCATTGCGGTACCCGAAACCGGATTGCGGCCGAAAATCTTAAAAGAGTAGCAACGTGCGGTCAATGCGGTACGATCCTCAGGACCGATTATCTGTTGATCGATCAGCCGGTGATCGTTACGGATTCAGAATTTGAAAGTCTGGTATTGCGCTCGCCGTTACCGGCTCTCCTGGACTGCTGGGCGCCCTGGTGCGGGGCGTGCAGAACGCTGTCCCCGGTTATCGATGAGCTGTCGCAGCAGTTGAAGGGCAGGGTCAGGGTATGCAAGCTGAATGTGGATCAGCATGCCATGACGGCATCGTTGTTTAAGATCAAAAGTATTCCGACACTGCTGATATTTGATAACGGTCAATTAAAAGATACGATTGTCGGTGGGGTTCCCAAACAGCAGATTTTACAGAAACTCACCCCTTATTTTTGA
- a CDS encoding thioredoxin family protein → MIWTFRPAAASDSIHWMSYKEGMSLADNLQKKRLIFFTAEWCAYCGKMDHESFKTPPVIKYINTHYVPIKVDFDRDNKTATTYNVQGLPDLWFISENGESISHRPGYIPADTLLQLLRYVSTDSYQKMSFPKFVKQCK, encoded by the coding sequence ATGATATGGACTTTCCGCCCCGCCGCCGCGTCAGACAGCATCCACTGGATGTCATATAAGGAAGGGATGTCCCTGGCCGACAACCTGCAAAAAAAGCGCCTGATATTTTTCACGGCCGAATGGTGCGCTTACTGCGGCAAAATGGACCATGAATCATTTAAGACGCCACCTGTAATCAAATATATCAATACCCATTATGTTCCCATCAAGGTCGATTTCGACCGGGACAATAAGACCGCTACAACATATAATGTCCAGGGCCTGCCGGACCTGTGGTTTATCTCTGAAAACGGTGAGAGCATCAGTCACAGACCCGGCTACATTCCAGCTGACACGCTGCTTCAGCTGCTTAGATATGTATCGACTGACAGCTATCAGAAAATGTCGTTTCCAAAGTTTGTCAAACAATGCAAATAG
- a CDS encoding cytochrome c biogenesis protein CcdA: MLTETVSYPMAFIAGLVSFFTPCILPLIPAYFTFITGCSLKDLTTDCTSETRTRVFLSTLSYVMGFSFIFILMGASASYLGGLIYEYKDGIRIIGGIFIIILGIHLTGFVHIPGLDFDKHVRVEKKPLRYAGTFVIGMAFAAGWSPCIGPLLGSILIIAGSQESVWKGMALLSIYSAGLAIPFIVLSIFVNFLMTFIKKASRAMRYVNPIAGILLILVGISLVANKLTLFFG; this comes from the coding sequence ATGCTTACTGAAACGGTATCATACCCGATGGCATTTATCGCAGGGCTGGTTTCCTTTTTCACCCCCTGTATTCTGCCCCTTATTCCGGCCTATTTTACATTTATCACGGGCTGTTCCCTGAAAGACCTGACCACGGACTGTACCTCCGAAACCCGGACCCGGGTATTTTTATCCACGCTGTCCTATGTGATGGGGTTCTCTTTTATTTTTATTCTCATGGGAGCATCGGCCTCTTATCTGGGCGGCCTGATTTACGAATATAAAGATGGTATCCGAATCATCGGCGGAATTTTCATCATCATACTGGGGATTCATTTAACCGGCTTTGTTCATATCCCCGGTCTCGATTTTGACAAGCACGTTCGCGTTGAAAAAAAGCCCCTGCGATATGCGGGCACATTTGTTATCGGCATGGCCTTTGCGGCCGGCTGGAGCCCCTGCATCGGCCCCCTGCTGGGCTCTATTCTGATTATTGCCGGCAGCCAGGAATCGGTATGGAAGGGGATGGCGCTGTTGAGTATTTATTCTGCCGGCCTTGCCATTCCGTTTATCGTGTTATCGATATTTGTCAATTTTCTCATGACATTTATCAAAAAGGCGTCACGAGCTATGAGATACGTCAATCCAATAGCCGGGATACTGTTGATTCTGGTGGGCATATCGCTTGTCGCCAACAAGCTCACCCTGTTTTTCGGATAA
- the ilvN gene encoding acetolactate synthase small subunit, which produces MLKIISILVHNHPGVLSHVAGLFTRRAYNIASIAAGETENPEVTRITITVAGDEMVLDQVTKQLEKLVDVIKVRDLSYSESITRELALLTIFVAREKRLEVITIANTLGAVVSDMSDATMTLEFVGNRRKIDTIIHALEGFNIKELARTGIVALPLESQLEKNRHLL; this is translated from the coding sequence ATGCTGAAGATCATCTCGATTCTGGTTCACAATCATCCGGGAGTTCTTTCCCACGTTGCGGGCCTGTTTACCCGGAGAGCCTACAACATTGCAAGCATTGCGGCAGGAGAAACCGAAAATCCGGAGGTTACCCGGATCACCATTACGGTTGCCGGAGATGAAATGGTCCTGGATCAGGTGACCAAACAGCTGGAAAAACTCGTCGATGTCATCAAGGTGCGGGATCTGAGTTATTCAGAGTCGATCACGCGGGAACTGGCGCTGCTGACGATCTTTGTCGCCAGGGAAAAACGCCTTGAGGTCATCACCATTGCCAACACCCTGGGCGCAGTGGTATCGGACATGTCTGACGCCACCATGACGCTGGAATTTGTGGGCAACCGCCGAAAAATTGATACCATCATACACGCCCTGGAAGGATTTAATATCAAGGAGCTGGCCCGAACCGGGATAGTGGCGCTGCCGCTCGAAAGTCAGCTGGAAAAGAACCGTCACCTGCTTTAA
- a CDS encoding CoA pyrophosphatase: protein MSNVITFNNDIKITSRCLKDIFSSATFPGAPDDPEYQPTCVFLLLFDPGRPRILAIQKSDRYGYPWRNQIALPGGHRDQDDPSAMDTAFRELDEELGIPRNQVDLIGSMGHFQTIHHKDIEVFVGMWDGRGPVRYDAEEISRVLVIPLKKLIRLHMSSVSSGNPSGSEAITYPFKDVVIWGVTAKILYHFIELIYPKVTSTGPAPDILSGSSPLAP, encoded by the coding sequence ATGAGCAACGTTATTACATTTAACAATGACATTAAAATCACTTCCCGTTGTCTGAAAGACATTTTCAGCTCCGCCACGTTTCCGGGAGCCCCAGATGACCCAGAATATCAACCCACCTGCGTGTTTCTGCTGCTGTTTGACCCTGGCCGGCCCCGTATCCTTGCGATCCAGAAATCGGACAGGTACGGATATCCATGGCGAAATCAGATAGCGCTCCCCGGAGGCCACCGGGACCAGGACGATCCAAGCGCGATGGACACCGCATTCCGGGAACTCGATGAAGAACTGGGTATTCCGCGCAATCAGGTGGACCTGATCGGTTCAATGGGCCATTTTCAAACGATTCATCACAAAGATATCGAAGTGTTTGTCGGAATGTGGGACGGCCGAGGGCCTGTAAGATACGACGCGGAAGAAATTTCAAGGGTCCTTGTTATTCCGTTAAAAAAGCTGATCCGTCTCCATATGTCCAGCGTTTCCAGCGGCAACCCTTCCGGATCAGAAGCCATCACCTACCCGTTCAAAGACGTTGTGATATGGGGCGTAACGGCAAAAATTCTGTACCATTTCATCGAGCTGATCTACCCGAAGGTTACCTCAACCGGACCGGCACCCGATATCCTCTCCGGATCAAGCCCACTGGCACCATAG
- the ilvB gene encoding biosynthetic-type acetolactate synthase large subunit: MNSAKITGAHIIVQSLIDEGVEHIFGYPGGSVIPLYDVLFDSPLKHILTRHEQGAAHAADGYARATGKVGVCLATSGPGATNLVTGLSTAYMDSIPMVAITGQVPVPFIGNDSFQEADIYGISIPVTKYNYLIKDVRHLQQVIREAFYIARTGRPGPVLIDIPKDIQTAEAEMKPAEPISLPGYISGRMETPEQVNAMIEAINTARRPVIYAGGGVVNSGASQELRQFIGLSHIPITTTLMGKGIYPEDAALSLGMIGMHGTKYANYSIYESDLIIAMGVRFDDRVAGNVSKFAPLAKIAHIDIDAAEIGKRMGVDYPVVGDLKRILPLMSQQVQPRDRSQWLEWVSRVKNQHPLEVPEDGKLKPQYIIRTLSELNRDDLIISTDVGQHQMWAALYYQSRQPRRFISSCGAGTMGFGLPAAIGAAVGKPGRPVVLITGDGSIQMCIQELATARMYNLPVKIFIFNNGYLGMVRQWQEMFCNKRYSFTHLDYNPDFCKVAAGYDIPSMRVTESAHVRSSIEKALETDGPVLIDFCIDREENVLPMIPPGEGQINFVQEGTPQC; this comes from the coding sequence ATGAATTCAGCTAAAATAACCGGCGCCCATATAATCGTACAGAGCCTGATCGACGAGGGCGTGGAACATATATTCGGATACCCGGGCGGCTCAGTTATTCCCCTGTATGATGTTTTGTTTGATTCACCGCTGAAGCATATTCTCACCCGCCATGAGCAGGGCGCTGCTCACGCGGCCGACGGCTATGCGCGGGCGACCGGAAAGGTCGGCGTCTGTCTGGCGACATCGGGACCGGGAGCCACCAATCTGGTGACAGGATTGTCGACCGCCTATATGGACTCGATTCCCATGGTGGCAATTACCGGGCAGGTTCCGGTGCCCTTTATCGGCAACGACAGTTTTCAGGAAGCCGATATATACGGCATATCGATCCCGGTGACCAAATACAATTACCTGATCAAGGATGTCCGTCACCTGCAACAGGTTATCCGCGAAGCCTTTTATATCGCCCGGACCGGCAGACCCGGACCGGTTTTAATCGACATTCCCAAAGACATACAAACCGCGGAAGCAGAGATGAAACCGGCAGAACCGATCAGCCTGCCGGGTTATATCTCGGGGCGCATGGAAACCCCCGAGCAGGTCAACGCCATGATTGAGGCCATCAACACCGCCCGAAGGCCGGTGATTTATGCCGGAGGCGGCGTGGTCAATTCCGGAGCCAGCCAGGAATTAAGGCAGTTTATCGGGCTATCGCACATCCCCATTACGACCACCCTGATGGGAAAAGGCATTTATCCGGAAGATGCCGCCCTTTCCCTTGGCATGATCGGAATGCATGGAACCAAATATGCCAACTACAGCATCTATGAGTCGGATCTGATCATCGCCATGGGCGTGCGCTTTGACGACCGGGTGGCCGGTAATGTCTCCAAATTCGCCCCTCTGGCCAAAATCGCTCACATCGATATCGACGCGGCTGAAATCGGAAAACGCATGGGCGTGGATTATCCGGTAGTGGGCGATCTCAAGCGCATACTGCCCCTGATGAGCCAGCAGGTGCAGCCCCGGGACCGCAGCCAGTGGCTCGAGTGGGTCTCACGGGTCAAAAACCAGCATCCGTTAGAGGTCCCCGAAGACGGAAAGCTAAAACCCCAGTATATTATCCGGACCCTCAGCGAACTGAACCGGGACGATCTTATTATCAGCACCGATGTCGGGCAGCATCAGATGTGGGCTGCTCTGTATTATCAAAGCCGTCAGCCGCGCCGGTTTATATCTTCCTGCGGTGCCGGCACCATGGGCTTTGGCCTGCCGGCTGCCATCGGAGCCGCCGTGGGAAAACCCGGCCGGCCCGTTGTACTCATCACCGGAGACGGCAGCATTCAGATGTGTATTCAGGAACTGGCCACGGCCCGTATGTACAACCTTCCGGTAAAAATTTTCATATTCAACAACGGGTACCTCGGGATGGTCCGGCAGTGGCAGGAAATGTTTTGCAACAAGCGCTACTCATTTACCCATCTGGATTATAATCCAGATTTCTGCAAGGTCGCCGCCGGATATGACATCCCCTCCATGCGTGTTACCGAATCCGCACACGTCAGATCAAGCATTGAAAAGGCGCTGGAAACAGATGGCCCGGTACTGATCGATTTTTGCATCGACCGGGAAGAAAATGTGTTGCCCATGATCCCGCCCGGTGAAGGCCAGATTAATTTCGTACAGGAAGGAACCCCACAATGCTGA